Proteins encoded by one window of Juglans regia cultivar Chandler chromosome 15, Walnut 2.0, whole genome shotgun sequence:
- the LOC108986734 gene encoding uncharacterized protein LOC108986734 codes for MYEKISIIRKKLVVARERKKRYANQRRQELEFEEGSKVLLKVAPMKGIMRFGKKEKLSPRNISPFEILERIGVAAYKLALPPQLSAIHNVFHVYMPQKYALDPSHVLEHEPLQIRDDLTYEEFPVGILAQKDQVLLSKMGILNIYAHLEGESHEVEDEYKEKKHEDTAQVHHIMQKIPCNKQVDEKHNVAVQKFKALAEKSKAT; via the exons ATGTAcgaaaaaatttcaattattcGGAAGAAACTTGTCGTTGCacgagagaggaagaagagatatGCGAATCAGCGGAGACAGGAACTAGAATTTGAGGAAGGTAGCAAAGTACTACTAAAAGTTGCGCCGATGAAAGGGATAATGAGATTtggtaaaaaggaaaaattgagTCCGAGGAATATAAGCccttttgaaattttagaaagaatagGAGTTGCAGCGTACAAATTGGCGCTGCCACCTCAATTATCGGCTATTCATAATGTGTTCCATGTCTATATGCCTCAAAAGTATGCACTAGACCCCAGTCATGTATTGGAGCACGAGCCTCTTCAAATTCGAGATGATCTTACTTATGAAGAATTTCCAGTGGGAATATTGGCACAGAAGGATCAA GTCTTattgtccaagatgggaatacTCAATATATatgcccatcttgagggggagtctcATGAAGTAGAGGATGAATACAAGGAAAAGAAGCATGAAGACACTGCACAAGTACACCACATCATGCAGAAAATACCATGCAACAAGCAAGTTGATGAAAAGCACAATGTAGCAGTTCAAAAGTTTAAAGCACTGGCAGAGAAAAGCAAAGCAACATAA